One part of the Aspergillus luchuensis IFO 4308 DNA, chromosome 5, nearly complete sequence genome encodes these proteins:
- a CDS encoding MBL fold metallo-hydrolase (COG:S;~EggNog:ENOG410PIQ1;~InterPro:IPR001279,IPR036866;~PFAM:PF00753), translated as MAQEPTIHPLFERGTGTWQYIVADCSTSTAVIIDPVLDYDPATQTATTTTADEILAVVGDKGYTVSHILETHVHADHLTAASYLAHRLSQRQQGTSPLIGIGKRIVQVQQLFGQRFGIPAEEYEGAFDKLWDDDEAFRIGSLTAVAMHLPGHTPDHLGYKIGDNVFCGDSIFHADIGTARCDFPNGSAQSLFQSTRKLLRLPDHARIWTGHDYPHADRKDPVPWLTVRDHRTRNKHVNESVTEAQFLALRQERDATLREPRLLYPSLQVNIRAGRLPRPTAGYGERLLHLPLKVGGGEW; from the exons ATGGCTCAGGAACCAACGATTCACCCTCTCTTCGAACGCGGGACAGGGACCTGGCAATACATAGTGGCCGATTGCTCTACATCAACTGCTGTTATTATTGACCCTGTGCTCGACTATGACCCAGCCACGCAAACTGCGACTACCACTACCGCGGATGAGATACTGGCTGTGGTTGGGGACAAGGGCTATACAGTTAGCCACATCCTTGAGACCCATGTGCATGCCGACCACCTCACGGCGGCGTCATACCTGGCGCATCGCCTCAGCCAGAGACAACAAGGGACATCGCCACTCATCGGCATCGGTAAGCGCATCGTGCAGGTGCAACAACTGTTCGGGCAACGGTTTGGCATACCCGCCGAGGAGTATGAAGGGGCCTTCGACAAGCTCtgggacgatgacgaggcgTTTAGGATCGGGTCCCTAACGGCGGTGGCTATGCACCTGCCGGGTCATACTCCTGATCATCTGGGGTATAAAATCGGAG ACAACGTCTTCTGCGGCGACTCCATTTTTCATGCAGACATTGGTACCGCCCGCTGTGACTTTCCTAATGGCAGCGCCCAGAGCCTTTTCCAGTCCACCCGGaaactcctccgcctccccgaCCACGCCAGGATTTGGACGGGCCATGACTATCCCCACGCTGACCGCAAGGACCCGGTCCCCTGGCTGACTGTCCGCGATCACCGCACCCGCAATAAGCACGTCAACGAGTCCGTCACGGAAGCCCAGTTTCTTGCCCTCCGCCAGGAGCGCGACGCCACCCTCCGCGAACCTAGGCTACTGTATCCCTCGCTGCAAGTGAATATCCGGGCGGGAAGGTTACCGAGGCCGACGGCAGGGTACGGGGAGAGACTGCTGCATTTGCCGTTGAAggtaggaggaggggagtggtAG
- a CDS encoding uncharacterized protein (COG:S;~EggNog:ENOG410PNN8;~InterPro:IPR007272;~PFAM:PF04143;~TransMembrane:6 (n23-33c41/42o57-77i185-204o210-231i273-290o302-324i336-362o)) — MHMILCKSPFMVTFANMSTMTDLLPSTITGGLFGAALTVSGVYLPPTIISQMQLQDFHMLSVFLTASSTSAVAIFLYERLIQRPLSRRPPSSIGWLGAYDGNVIGGAMVGAGMTLTGACPGTVLVQVGTGVSSGRYVLLGGLLGGLLYASVARVLGRQPGASCAATTGKTDNSLPWKLRISPRTAMMGFQMMCFSLIVAVKYLAPRHAPAAVDPIVGGILIGLAQLVSLFMTKAPVGVSTSYEDIGRWVWSSINGGASVEPVLSRKQKPALPLTKSVCFAGGILVSSYLISRMVPELARVDALSIAPLRGVLGGLVMVFGARVAGGCTSGHGISGMSMLGTSSIITVTSMFAAGIGLAFGLAA; from the exons ATGCATATGATTCTTTGCAAGTCACCATTTATGGTAACATTTGCCAATATGAGCACCATGACAGATCTACTGCCCTCAACCATCACAGGAGGCCTCTTTGGAGCGGCGCTTACCGTCTCAGGCGTCTATCTGCCGCCCACCATCATCTCACAAATGCAACTGCAGGACTTTCACATGCTCAGCGTCTTTCTCACTGCCAGCTCCACCAGCGC TGTAGCCATCTTCCTCTACGAACGCCTCATCCAACGCCCCCTCAGTCGCCGTCCCCCCTCGTCAATTGGCTGGCTCGGGGCGTACGACGGCAACGTCATCGGCGGCGCCATGGTTGGCGCAGGCATGACCCTCACCGGCGCCTGCCCCGGGACCGTTCTCGTGCAGGTTGGAACAGGCGTCTCATCCGGCCGCTACGTCCTGCTTGGCGGCCTCCTCGGCGGTCTCCTATACGCCAGTGTGGCTCGGGTTCTGGGCCGCCAGCCCGGTGCATCCTGCGCAGCGACAACCGGGAAAACCGACAATAGCCTCCCCTGGAAACTACGCATCAGCCCCAGAACTGCTATGATGGGCTTCCAGATGATGTGTTTCTCGCTCATTGTGGCGGTCAAGTATCTCGCGCCGCGACACGCACCCGCAGCCGTTGACCCGATCGTCGGCGGAATTCTCATCGGTCTTGCGCAGCTGGTGAGTCTTTTCATGACCAAGGCGCCTGTCGGCGTGTCGACGAGCTACGAGGATATCGGGCGGTGGGTATGGAGTTCCATCAACGGGGGCGCGAGTGTGGAACCAGTGCTGTCGAGGAAACAGAAGCCTGCGCTGCCGCTGACGAAGTCCGTTTGCTTTGCCGGGGGGATTCTCGTCAGTAGCTATCTGATCTCACGGATGGTGCCTGAGTTGGCAAGAGTGGATGCGCTGTCGATTGCGCCCCTGAGGGGGGTATTAGGGGGGTTGGTTATGGTGTTTGGCGCGCGGGTTGCCGGGGGCTGCACCAGCGGGCACGGCATCAGTGGGATGAGTATGCTGGGAACGAGCAGCATTATCACTGTGACGTCGATGTTTGCGGCAGGGATCGGGCTGGCGTTCGGGCTTGCTGCTTAA
- a CDS encoding YoaK family protein (COG:S;~EggNog:ENOG410PWU1;~InterPro:IPR010699;~PFAM:PF06912;~TransMembrane:5 (o86-107i119-142o148-168i207-224o230-249i)): MIVLPIRAKYTNSVSLIMKFTLSSVGSYLNEEIREDLLLESQLLFLSFATGIQDAATWPDYTCFASNQTGNTLFIAIGLAGLANDAYSLSNIGMSLGMFIAGSLVMGQLGNRFGVRRRLWLLLSSVIQTVLVFVAMIVQYAVPLKQEGAAALGVIACLAFSSGAQVAMSRSLKITEITTAMVTAAYVDVVVDPGLLQLHNRLRNRRMMFVVMLTAGCFVGAFAQRGVNSSFALLWCAVGKAVVTVSLLWNKSLEQKLHK, translated from the coding sequence ATGATAGTACTGCCAATTCGAGCGAAATACACTAACTCCGTATCCCTCATAATGAAATTCACACTCTCCAGTGTTGGGTCCTACCTGAACGAGGAAATCCGCGAagacctcctcctcgaatcccaactcctcttcctgtccTTCGCAACCGGCATCCAAGATGCCGCAACATGGCCCGACTACACTTGCTTCGCCTCCAACCAAACGGGTAACACCCTTTTTATCGCAATCGGGCTGGCCGGCCTCGCCAACGACGCCTACAGCCTTTCCAACATCGGCATGAGCCTGGGAATGTTCATCGCGGGGAGCCTGGTCATGGGCCAGCTGGGTAATCGGTTCGGGGTCCGGCGTCGgctctggctgctgctgagcagTGTCATTCAGACTGTGCTAGTGTTCGTTGCGATGATTGTGCAGTATGCCGTACCGCTGAAGCAGGAGGGTGCTGCGGCGTTGGGGGTCATTGCGTGTTTAGCGTTTTCGTCGGGGGCGCAAGTGGCGATGAGTCGGTCGTTGAAGATTACGGAGATCACGACGGCCATGGTGACGGCGGCatatgtggatgtggtggtggatccgGGCTTGTTGCAGCTACATAACCGACTGCGCAATCGACGGATGATGTTCGTGGTGATGCTGACCGCCGGATGCTTCGTTGGCGCGTTTGCGCAGCGGGGGGTAAATTCTTCGTTTGCGCTGTTATGGTGTGCTGTTGGGAAGGCTGTGGTGACAGTTTCGTTGCTGTGGAATAAATCCTTGGAACAGAAACTGCACAAGTGA